Genomic DNA from Mus musculus strain C57BL/6J chromosome 11, GRCm38.p6 C57BL/6J:
ACACGATAATAACATATCTAGCCAGCTTGAGATCCAAATCTAAACAACTTATAGGAGTCAGTCTTGCCAAGGGTGTAAGACTGAAAATGATGCTCATGTCTTGGGCCCATTTTCCCATTGTCCTTTAAATTGAAATCCACAGGAGGGGGGAACCTAGATGCCAGCATCCGAAGGCCTGTCAGATGCTTCTGATAGTAGTCTTGAAACCACTGTGCCTAAAGGAGACGCCCATCCTcagcccttcctccctcttcttttcctaGTGACATTTTCGGAAGGCTTCTCTGTCACACAGTCAGCCTTGATGACCTAGGTAAATCAAGCCCTGCTCCTCTCAGAAAGGGAGGAGATCCCTGGTCTTCTCTGTCACACAGTCAGCCTTGCTTCTCTGTCACACAGTCAGCCTTGATGACCTAGGTAAATCAAGCCCTGTTCCTCTCAGAAAGAATAGGAAATCcctggtctgtctgtctgggggACCTGCCCCCAGTGCCCACCCTAAATGGATGTTGCCTGGTCCGTGCCTGTGTTTAGATATCTCGCCCTATTGCTAGTTTTGTCAAAAGGCTGGGGCTCTGCTCAGTCAGAGGCTGGGTCATGTGGTCACTGGGATGGGCTTTCCCAGAAGCCCCTTGAGCTGACTGAGAATGCTGGTGGAGGGAAGGTGTGGCTTCGgatctctgcttcttcttttgcATGTATGGGGTCTACAGCCACTTCATTGCCACTAATGGGGCCATGACAGTTTGCATTCTGGCATAGTGGGCTGCCCACTAGGGTGGGAGGGAGGCTAGCAGAATATTAAAGCTCTCTGATAGAGTCACCAAATACAGGAATGGCTCCCACTCCTGAGGCAAGGTGTTCCCTCAGCACTGGCATTTAAAACTTGAGGTAAAATTAGTCACATTAAAATGAACTATTCAGTAGCATTTACAATATTTACAGTGCTTTGTGGCCATCATCCTTGTCTAATTTCAAACATTTTCATCACGCAGAGGGAACCTGGTACCTATTATCAGTCATTCTCTGTTGTTCCCAACCCTGAGCGCCTGGCAACTGCCAGTGTGTTTTCTATCGCTACCATTTAATGTACTCCAGATATTTCATAATGGCCTTTTAGATCTGACTTCTTTTATTCAGTGTAATGATTTTGAGGTCTATCTACATCTGTCACACATATTTCATCCCTCTCATGACTGAATGATATTATGTGGATACACACCGTCTATCAAGATCAGTAGGTGACTGTATGCACGAACCACTAGTGAATACCAAACTCCTCACCTGTGCAATCGTATTTGCATATGACCTTTGTACATCTTCCTGTGTGTTAGCACTCCTCTGGAGTTCTTAGACTATCTAGTACACTATAAATCCATGTAAGGAAATGCTATATTGTCTTATATGGGGAACATGACAAGAAAAGGCCGAAATGTGGTCAGTATAGAAAGTTTTGCTTTTCTACAATTGTGGTATGGGACACATGCCAGGTGGGTATCAGGTGTCCAAACAGAGGCAAAGCCAGCAACTGATGCCTGACATTTCACTCCGGTGGTAGGGACAGGAGTGTAGTGTCCAAGGAAGGCAGGAAGTCCTGTGTCTTAGggattcattgctgtgaagagataccatgccCGAGGCATCTCTTATGAAGGGAAacttttaactggggctggcttacagtttcagaggttccgtctgttatcatcatggcaggaagcatagccgaatgtaggcagacatggtgctggagttgcagagagttctacatcttgattagaaggcaaacaggagagactgtcttctgcagacAGCTAGGAAGAGTCTTCCTTTTGCACTGGGAGGAGCTCGAGCATAGGATtgcaaagcccaccccacagtaaCACTTCCTCTAAAAAGACCACACTGACTCCAAGTAGGCCACTTTCAATGGACCAAGcacattcaaagcaccacacccTAGGTACAATGACTTAAtcctcccctccatccccaggaagagggagggagggggaatcaCGTGTAGAACTAAGAAAGAACTTTCTAGATTTTCCTGCaggagggagaaactgaggctcctgGGTACAAGTTTTCTAAGGATCATACTACATTTTAGTTACTGACAACACAACAGCTGGCCTGTTGGCTCCCAGTGCTGGGGGCTGCCTGAATGGCCTAAATGTACCAACCGACCATGTGACTCTCAGTTCTGTCTTCTTCTAGGTCACCATTCTTGTCAGCCTGGCCCTTGCCTTCCTTGCTTGCATTGTGTTCCTGGTGGTTTACAAAGCCTTTACCTATGACCACAGCTGTCCTGAAGGATTTGTCTACAAGGTAAGGGGCTTGGGGCAAGCAGATAGCCCTAGGTGACAGTCAATAATCAGAGGGATTATAGATGCCTTCTCATCCCTGCTGGCCATATTCGGGTCTGTCGATCTTCTCATGAAATGTCTGAAACTCAGCTCGTGTTAGAAAGAGAGTTATCATGTCTTCCTGAAGGACCAGTCTCAGGCAGGCACTAGGGTTGCAATCGCAAGGTCAGGAAGTAGGCCAGCTCCAAACTGCACATGAGCAGTGATAGAAGCTCGCTGATGCTTAATGTTGACTTGCTAATCTTCGGAAGGCTTTGATTCACATGGATTATCTCCCTGGATAACTGACCAATTCTTTTCATCAGAGTGTCCctaaagagacaggaagatagaaCAGAGCTTCTGGGGTTTTCTCCCAGCCTATGTCCAGACCCCTCCCCCTCTGGGTCCCTTTCTTCTGAACCATCGCTTTAGTTGCCTTCCTTTCGTAAAAGATTTGGGTGACTTGGAGGTTATCTTATTCCTTTGGAGAATTATGTATGCCCAAACAGTCAAATAAttgagtaaataataataataataataataataataataataataataataataataagcctgTTGGGTAATGAGAATCTCAATACATGTTAGCTGCAATAAAATTAGCTGATTTAAATCCAAAATAGGTGATAATGTTAATTTTTATAATCACCATTTGCTGAGTATTTTTTGGTCAGGCTATTTACTAGAAATTTCCATAAACATTATCTCTACTAAACCACACAAccattctgaaaaaaaatggattttttttgcCCCCATTTTCCATAAGAAGTAACAGAAATTCAAGTATTTAGTTAAGAGGATTTCCCAAAGTGGGGATCAAAGTGGTCGGATGTTCCAAAGTGGGGATCAAATAGGGGGTGTTCTGACTTAAGAGTACTTGTTGGGTGGTGCTGGCACATGCTCCATGGGGTGACACTCTTAATGGATAAAAATTGAGGTTCTGAAAGAATGGAGACAGCTGAATAAACCATGCTTTGTCTGCACAAGGGGAGTCTGTAGAAACCCAACAGCGGAAAAGACTCTGCCGCCTGGGACAGACGTCCCTGaaagaaagaggcaaagaaagaggTTCTACCTGTGTGTGAGGAGAAAGGGCTTTGCTTAGTTTTTCCAGAAGGAAATTCCaaaaacatgaaaatttaaaataccaaatatgGATACTCAGCGGGGTGGAAGGAAAACGGGATGGGTGCAACATTCGTCCAGAATTAGCTCGTTATATAGCTTtctttaaatatgtaaatttctACCTTATTTGATAAGTAAGAAAAGGTAAACTCTGGAAGCAAGCTAAACAGAAAACCCAGATCAACTGGAGAAACTGGAGTGCAGTCTGTAGCCTAGAGCCACCAGAAGTTGAAAGTGCCTTTTAAATGCATCCAACCTATGGGATGTCAGAGCTAAGCTTAGCGCAGCCTGAGTCAGAACTTTCTATGGGGCCTGCAATTGGCCAAACCCACCCGGACCAAAGCCTGATATGTGACATTACATGCTTTAACAAGGtagggcatggtggtgtgtgcctttcaacccagcacttgagaggccgaggcaggtggatctctgtgaacttgagaccagcctgagttccaggacagccaggtcacAGAAAAACCttctctcaaaaccaaacaaacgcaAAAAGCTTTATGCAATTTATTGACTACTGTGCGGGGCTGAGAAACAGGATTGTCAGGGTACACACTCGTATATCAGATAGTTGGAAACGCCTAAGTCAATCCCTTATAAACAGAGGACATTTATAGCCTAAGCACACTAAGAGGCAGCAACACTCATTTAATACACCTTCACTCTGAGTGCTAAAACTAGCGATATTTTAtgattatcatatatatatatatactatgataATGCAGATAAATACATAAGGAAATACATATTAATGTTAGGAACCAATAACTTtactaaaaaaaacaaatacatatataaaacaaaggacATGAAATTGTCATTATCTGTGGACAATGGCCCAGACAGCCACTGGGGACCTGATGTCATGCTACCAAGAGCAGTGTCGTATGGCCATCAAGCCTATGTGTCTGGTCTTACCTCAGTACCAACAGTAGGTATATTTCCTCTCCTCTGAAGATGGTGATGGTATAATCTTGGGGAAGGTCTACTGTGGCCAGGTGCAGGAGAAGAGTCCCCTGTGGGGTACTTGATGGAACTGAAGTCCCTGCACAGGCCATCAGCGTCCCCGTGGGTGCCAGCAGCCCACCCGGCTACTCCTGACTCTTATCTCTTTCTTCCCCAGCACAAGCGCTGTATCCCGGCCTCGCTGGATGCTTACTACTCGTCCCAGGACCCCAGCTCCAGGAGCCGCTTCTACACAGTCATCAGCCACTACAGTGTGGCCAAGCAGAGCACTGCCCGGGCCATCGGGCCATGGCTGTCAGCAGCTGCTGTCATCCATGAGCCCAAGCCACCCAAGACGCAGGGCCATTAGAGGTCTGCCCCagctgggatgggggtgggtgggtggagagggaAACCCCCCTCCCCACTAGTTAAGCAAGGCTGGAGCTACAAGACAATACTGTACTGCTAGGGtacggggtgggggcggggcaggatGGGGTCTGGGGAGCACTCCCCAAAAATATTGTGCACTGGAGTTGTCTGAATCgatctttccttttgttcttttgtatTGTTGCTTCGTACCCAAGTCAGGCTCGTGTACAAAGGCATGTTTCGCGTTGATTGTTCCCATGTAAGATA
This window encodes:
- the Nsg2 gene encoding neuronal vesicle trafficking-associated protein 2 isoform X1, which codes for MVKLNSNPGEKGAKPPSVEDGFQTVPLITPLEVNHLQLAAPEKVIVKTRTEYQPEQRNKGKFRVPKIAEFTVTILVSLALAFLACIVFLVVYKAFTYDHSCPEGFVYKHKRCIPASLDAYYSSQDPSSRSRFYTVISHYSVAKQSTARAIGPWLSAAAVIHEPKPPKTQGH